A single window of Leishmania panamensis strain MHOM/PA/94/PSC-1 chromosome 35 sequence DNA harbors:
- a CDS encoding clathrin coat assembly protein-like protein (TriTrypDB/GeneDB-style sysID: LpmP.35.3100) yields MLSVLMFLNSRGDVVLSRTFRAGNTVRSLAETFCTEIISTKQVDRCPINIVKRVCFIHLKLTELYVVMVSDSNANCLMCLQYAVRLLQYIQKYYEDLNEKQIKENFVALQSIIDESMDFGYPILTDAEAIRKFVTTDGVDAAVLKNTRESERIADRMTGETPWRVEGLVFRVNEVFIDVFEEVNLLLSQTGEALQSSVLGRVVMNNFLSGMPECQLHWNAKVMNRSPDETTENQAADGTGKLVPLSNISLHNCVRLKASGNEERQLTFVPPDGKFTLMTYRSSVSVQPPMKVLSAKAREISKTRTEVEFTLHSDAPGGRVIRDVQVSVACPDNTAIAEAKVGQGKADYDAVSHAIVWKLPQVKSGEKIAFFAEIQQISPTEKMETLWTKPPIRIAFQCMSLSLTGLRINELVVREPTMMYTPNKWIRYTVMAGDYQCRM; encoded by the coding sequence ATGTTATCGGTTTTGATGTTCTTGAACTCCCGCGGAGACGTAGTGCTCTCGCGGACGTTTCGGGCGGGAAACACAGTGCGGTCGCTCGCTGAAACCTTCTGCACTGAGATCATCTCTACAAAGCAGGTTGACCGCTGCCCTATCAACATTGTGAAACGCGTGTGCTTCATTCACTTGAAGCTGACTGAGTTGTACGTTGTGATGGTGTCCGACTCTAATGCCAACTGCCTAATGTGTCTCCAGTACGCTGTACGACTGCTGCAGTACATTCAAAAGTACTACGAGGACTTGAACGAAAAGCAAATCAAGGAGAACTTTGTTGCTTTGCAGAGTATCATCGATGAATCGATGGACTTCGGGTACCCCATCCTGACGGACGCAGAGGCCATACGGAAATTTGTCACGACAGACGGTGTGGACGCTGCCGTTCTGAAGAACACCCGCGAGTCGGAGCGCATCGCCGATAGGATGACTGGCGAGACGCCGTGGCGGGTGGAGGGCCTTGTGTTCCGCGTGAACGAGGTGTTCATTGACGTGTTTGAAGAGGTGAATCTGCTACTCTCCCAAACaggagaggcgctgcagagcagcgTGTTGGGGCGCGTGGTCATGAACAATTTCCTTTCCGGGATGCCGGAGTGCCAACTGCACTGGAACGCGAAAGTGATGAACCGCAGTCCCGACGAGACGACCGAGAACCAAGCTGCCGATGGGACGGGGAAGCTGGTCCCCTTGTCAAACATCTCCCTTCACAACTGCGTCCGCCTCAAAGCCTCAGGTAACGAGGAACGGCAACTCACCTTTGTGCCGCCGGATGGAAAGTTCACCCTCATGACGTACCGCTCCAGCGTGAGTGTGCAGCCACCGATGAAGGTGCTGTCGGCCAAGGCACGAGAAATCTCAAAGACGCGCACCGAGGTCGAGTTCACACTTCACTCAGACGCCCCAGGAGGCAGGGTCATCAGGGACGTCCAGGTGAGTGTCGCCTGCCCGGACAATACGGCTATTGCTGAAGCGAAGGTAGGGCAGGGTAAGGCCGATTACGACGCCGTAAGTCACGCCATTGTTTGGAAGCTGCCGCAGGTGAAGAGTGGGGAGAAAATAGCTTTCTTTGCAGAAATTCAGCAGATCTCCCCGACGGAGAAAATGGAGACGCTGTGGACGAAGCCGCCCATCCGCATCGCATTTCAGTGTATGTCTCTGTCGCTCACAGGCTTGCGCATCAATGAGCTGGTCGTCAGGGAGCCAACGATGATGTACACACCAAACAAGTGGATTCGCTACACCGTCATGGCGGGTGACTATCAGTGCCGTATGTAG
- a CDS encoding pre-mRNA branch site protein p14, putative (TriTrypDB/GeneDB-style sysID: LpmP.35.3110) — MLVLGYYYSARPTTFTLPVSLSPSSVMCTHVSPNNANVHAAAMPDERILLVTGIPSKQCTSEYLYSLFGAYGGIQQIRIGSSFITKGCAIVVYEQCEAANNAVGALNEYALSKDRILRVSVYEEERDKKALERRKRKREMQAEYKRHITNVAQAADEPDR; from the coding sequence ATGCTTGTCCTTGGGTATTACTACTCTGCCAGGCCAACTACCTTCACCCTTCCTGTTTCCTTGTCTCCTTCCTCCGTGATGTGCACTCACGTTAGCCCAAACAACGCGAACGTCCATGCTGCAGCCATGCCGGATGAGCGCATCCTGCTTGTGACTGGCATTCCCTCAAAGCAGTGCACCAGTGAGTACCTTTACTCCCTCTTTGGGGCCTACGGGGGCATTCAGCAAATCCGCATTGGGTCATCCTTCATAACAAAGGGGTGCGCTATTGTTGTGTACGAGCAGTGTGAGGCCGCGAATAATGCAGTGGGCGCGCTCAACGAGTACGCTCTGAGCAAGGACCGCATCCTGAGAGTTTCTGTATacgaagaagagcgagataAAAAGGCCCTCGAGCGACGAAAGCGGAAGCGAGAGATGCAGGCGGAGTACAAGAGGCACATTACCAACGTCGCACAAGCCGCCGATGAGCCGGACAGATGA
- a CDS encoding hypothetical protein (TriTrypDB/GeneDB-style sysID: LpmP.35.3120) — protein sequence MCRIRDAADKKQILNLVKAVDGIERHRILFCTTEKGYEAFTRQIDPSLLVTNNAAQVMFLKRVIQTLVLVGGDGVVASNVACVPSVEAIAVDLE from the coding sequence ATGTGCCGCATTCGTGATGCTGCCGACAAGAAGCAGATTCTTAATCTCGTCAAAGCGGTGGACGGAATCGAGCGTCATCGCATCCTCTTCTGCACCACAGAAAAGGGATATGAGGCCTTCACGCGGCAGATTGACCCGAGCCTCCTCGTCACAAACAATGCGGCACAGGTAATGTTCTTGAAGCGCGTTATTCAGACCTTAGTCCtcgtcggcggcgatggtgttGTGGCGAGCAATGTAGCGTGCGTGCCTTCTGTGGAGGCCATCGCCGTCGACCTTGAGTAA